AGTACTCCGACACCCGGCCGCTGTTCCTGTTCACCACCGGCCCCGGCTACCTGCATACCAAGGAGCGCCTGATCGAGACACCTCAGGACCTGGAGGGGCTGCGCCTGCGCCGTCCCACGCCGGTGGTCGGCGATATGTTCAACCGCCTCGGCGCCCAGGCCGTGGGCATGCCGGCCCCGGATGTCTTCACCGCCATGCAGCGTGGCGTGGTGGATGGCCTGAGCTTCAACTGGGAGGGCATGAAGACCTTCCGCCTCAACGAGCTGGCCAACTACCACACCGAGGTGCCGCTCTACGACCTGTCGCTGTTCGCCACCATGAGTCAGCGTACCTACGACAGCCTGCCCACGGACCTGCAGCAGGTGATCGACGACCATAGCGGCCTGGAGTGGTCGCTGCGCGCGGCGGCGGTCTACGACGAGCTGATTCGCCAGGGGCGCCAGGACGCCGAGCAGGCCGGCCACGAGTTCCTGGTCATCGACGACGCGCTTGAGCATCCCGAGTGGGGCCCGGTACTGCAGCAAACCATCGACGGCTACCTGGAGGAAGTCGGCGGCGAGGCCGGCAATATCTACGAGGCGGCAATGGCCCTGCGGGCCGAGTGTGCTGCCTGACTGTCACGTCGAACGTCTTATCCCTCCCATTACGGCGGCCCTCGGGCCGCCGTTTTTCGTTTCGTCCCACGCCGAAGCTCACACTAGACCAAAGGCGTATCAACCAGAGAATGATCCGCCGGGGGTAGTGCTGCAGCCTCTATACTGTTTATACTCACAACAGTATTTAAGGACAACAAGCGCTCAGCCTGCCGAATGACTGCCGAGGCCCTCATGACCGAAACACTCGTCAAGACGACTCTGGACGACACCATCTACACCATCACCCTGGCGCGGCCCGAAAAGCGTAACGCCATCAGCGACCGCCTGCTCGGCGCTCTGGAAGAGGCACTGAGTGCCATCCCCAAGGAGACCCGGGTCATCATCCTTGCCGCCGAAGGCAAGCACTTCTGTTCCGGCCTCGACCTGGCGGAGCACCAGCATCGCGAGCCCTTCGGCGTGGTGCAGCACTCCCGCAGCTGGCATCGCATCTTCGATCGGTTGCAGCACGGCGGCCTCCCGGTGGTCACCGCCATGCAGGGCGCGGTGATCGGGGGCGGCCTGGAGCTGGCCAGCGCCACCCATGTGAGGGTCGCCGAGAGCAGTACCGTTTACCAACTGCCCGAGGGGCGCCACGGCATCTTCGTCGGCGGCGGCGCTTCGGTGCGGGTCGCCGGCATCATCGGCGCCAGCCGCCTGTGCGAGATGATGCTGACCGGCCGCGTCATGGCAGCCGAGGAGGGCCAGCGCCTCGGACTTTCCCACTACGTGGTCGGCGACGGCGAGAGCCTCGACAAGGCCCGTCAGCTGGCCTCCCGCATCGCCGAGAACGCGCCCATGGCCAACTGGGCCATGGTGTCGGCCATCTCGCGCATCGACAACATGGCCAGCGACGACGGCCTGTTCGTCGAGTCGCTGACCGCCGCCCTGACCCAGACCAGCCCCGAGGTCGCCGAGCGCATCGGCAGCTTCTTCAAGCGGAAGGGCCAGGGACCACGCACCTGAGGAGAGCATCATGAAATTTCAGGACAATACCTTCATCGTCACCGGCGGCGCCTCGGGGCTTGGCGAGGCCACCGCGCGCGCCCTCCACGATGCCGGCGGCAACGTGGTGATCGCCGACCTCAATGCCGAACGCGGCGAGGCGTTGGCGAAAGAACTGAACGCAAGGAGCGCCACCGACCGCGCGCTGTTCCGGCGCACCGACGTCACCAGCGAGGCCGATGCCCAGGCCGTGGTGGCGCTGGCCGTGGACACCTTCGGCGGCCTGCAGGGGCTGATCAATTGCGCCGGGGTCGGCGACCCCGCCAAGGTGGTCGACCGCCACGGCGAGCCCCTGCCGCTCGAAGCCTTCTCCCGCATCGTCAACATCAACCTGATGGGCAGCTTCAACATGCTGCGCCTGGCCGCCGCCGCCATGGCCAAGGGCGAGCCCCAGGCCGACGGCGAGCGCGGGGTGATCATCAACACCGCCTCGGTGGCGGCCTTCGACGGCCAGATCGGCCAGCCCGCCTATGCGGCCTCCAAGGGCGGCATCGTCGCCATGACCCTACCCATCGCCCGGGAGCTGGCACGCCACGGTATTCGCGTCATGACCATCGCCCCAGGGCTGTTCAAGACCCCGCTGATGGATGCCCTGCCTGAGGAAGCCCAGCAGTCGCTGGCTGCGTCCATTCCG
This portion of the Billgrantia sulfidoxydans genome encodes:
- a CDS encoding TRAP transporter substrate-binding protein; amino-acid sequence: MTPSKTVNRIALSSALAAALVAMPSLAEATTLRIAHVWPGGSLIDRELFQAWAESVEAASEGRLEVEVYPSQTLAKSDKTYESAVTGVADIGASAQGYNAGRFPLTQVAELPGVSASSRQGSCILQSLYDQGHFDEEYSDTRPLFLFTTGPGYLHTKERLIETPQDLEGLRLRRPTPVVGDMFNRLGAQAVGMPAPDVFTAMQRGVVDGLSFNWEGMKTFRLNELANYHTEVPLYDLSLFATMSQRTYDSLPTDLQQVIDDHSGLEWSLRAAAVYDELIRQGRQDAEQAGHEFLVIDDALEHPEWGPVLQQTIDGYLEEVGGEAGNIYEAAMALRAECAA
- a CDS encoding crotonase/enoyl-CoA hydratase family protein, translated to MTETLVKTTLDDTIYTITLARPEKRNAISDRLLGALEEALSAIPKETRVIILAAEGKHFCSGLDLAEHQHREPFGVVQHSRSWHRIFDRLQHGGLPVVTAMQGAVIGGGLELASATHVRVAESSTVYQLPEGRHGIFVGGGASVRVAGIIGASRLCEMMLTGRVMAAEEGQRLGLSHYVVGDGESLDKARQLASRIAENAPMANWAMVSAISRIDNMASDDGLFVESLTAALTQTSPEVAERIGSFFKRKGQGPRT
- a CDS encoding 3-hydroxyacyl-CoA dehydrogenase, yielding MKFQDNTFIVTGGASGLGEATARALHDAGGNVVIADLNAERGEALAKELNARSATDRALFRRTDVTSEADAQAVVALAVDTFGGLQGLINCAGVGDPAKVVDRHGEPLPLEAFSRIVNINLMGSFNMLRLAAAAMAKGEPQADGERGVIINTASVAAFDGQIGQPAYAASKGGIVAMTLPIARELARHGIRVMTIAPGLFKTPLMDALPEEAQQSLAASIPFPNRLGEPDEFARLACHIVDNPMLNGETIRVDGAIRMAPR